A genomic stretch from Sporocytophaga myxococcoides DSM 11118 includes:
- a CDS encoding replication-associated recombination protein A — MENKYTSGQPLAERLRPTSLDDFIGQKHLVGKGAVLRKIIETGSIPSMIFWGPPGVGKTTLANIIAAQLKTPFVTLSAISGGVKDVREVIERAKGTRKTVLFIDEIHRFNKSQQDALLNAVEKGIITLIGATTENPSFEVNSALLSRSQVYTLKALEEDELKGMLTQAMEKDFLLKQKKIEIKEYAAMLNLSGGDGRKLLNLFELVVDNLSDKEPVEITDEVVLNIAQRKVALYDKQGEMHYDIISAFIKSIRGSDPNAAVYWLARMIEGGEDVKFIARRLVILASEDIGNANPTALVMATTCFQAVQVIGYPESDIILSQCVTYLASSPKSNASYVAIKEAHELVRQTGDLPVPIHLRNAPTKFMKEQGYGKDYKYSHDYENNFVEQEFLPDKIKGRKLFEPGNNARENELRTRLKKLWKTKYGY; from the coding sequence ATAGAAAATAAATATACATCCGGACAACCACTGGCCGAAAGACTCAGACCAACAAGCCTAGATGATTTTATAGGTCAGAAACATCTCGTAGGAAAAGGCGCTGTATTAAGAAAAATTATAGAGACAGGATCTATTCCATCTATGATTTTCTGGGGACCGCCCGGGGTGGGTAAGACAACACTGGCTAATATTATTGCAGCACAGTTAAAGACTCCCTTTGTTACACTCAGCGCTATAAGTGGTGGTGTAAAAGATGTAAGAGAAGTAATTGAAAGAGCTAAAGGTACCCGAAAGACTGTCCTCTTCATTGATGAGATTCACAGGTTTAATAAATCTCAGCAAGATGCTTTGTTAAATGCTGTCGAGAAAGGGATAATTACTCTAATCGGAGCTACCACTGAGAATCCTTCATTTGAAGTCAATAGCGCCCTTCTGTCGAGATCACAGGTTTATACTCTTAAAGCATTGGAAGAGGATGAGTTGAAAGGTATGTTGACTCAGGCTATGGAAAAAGATTTTCTTCTGAAACAAAAAAAGATTGAAATAAAGGAATATGCTGCAATGCTCAATCTTTCTGGTGGTGATGGAAGGAAATTGTTGAATTTGTTTGAACTGGTAGTTGACAATTTAAGTGACAAGGAACCGGTTGAAATTACTGATGAAGTTGTCTTAAACATAGCGCAGAGGAAAGTTGCATTATATGATAAACAAGGGGAGATGCATTATGATATTATCTCCGCTTTTATAAAGTCAATAAGAGGAAGTGATCCGAATGCCGCTGTATACTGGCTTGCAAGAATGATAGAAGGTGGAGAGGATGTAAAATTTATAGCAAGAAGATTGGTTATACTTGCTTCGGAAGATATTGGAAATGCCAACCCTACTGCTCTAGTGATGGCTACAACCTGTTTTCAGGCTGTACAGGTTATCGGTTACCCAGAGTCGGATATTATCCTTTCCCAATGTGTTACTTACCTTGCTTCTTCTCCTAAAAGCAATGCGTCATATGTTGCTATCAAAGAGGCTCATGAGCTTGTCAGGCAAACAGGAGATTTGCCTGTGCCGATTCATTTGAGGAATGCCCCAACCAAATTTATGAAAGAGCAAGGATATGGGAAGGACTATAAATATTCACATGATTATGAAAATAACTTTGTAGAACAAGAGTTTCTACCAGATAAAATCAAGGGGCGAAAATTATTTGAACCCGGAAATAATGCCAGAGAAAACGAACTCCGAACGAGGCTGAAAAAGCTATGGAAAACCAAATATGGGTATTAA
- the galE gene encoding UDP-glucose 4-epimerase GalE, with translation MEGKTILVTGGAGYIGSHTVRLLAEKKYKVIVVDNLVYGHEEAILDKNVKLVKANIADGKAMTTIFSENKIDAVLHFAAYAYVGESVKDPAKYYLNNIAAPLSLIEVMRTYNCNNFIFSSTCASYGNPVRLPIDENHPQDPINPYGQSKLMLEKILKDYGTAYNLNYFFLRYFNASGASKDGLIGEDHDPETHLIPLVIEAAKGTRGPVTVFGTDYDTPDGTCIRDYIHVEDLGRAHILALEHLLNNKGSAICNLGTGKGCSVKEVIETVEKVTGLKVPVIYGPRREGDPALLVSDPSAAKNILGWVAEYQDLSGIIETAWKWHNGERNGRYAPKSNEINAI, from the coding sequence ATGGAAGGTAAAACAATATTAGTAACTGGCGGAGCCGGATATATCGGTTCTCATACTGTAAGACTCCTTGCAGAAAAAAAATATAAGGTAATTGTCGTAGACAATCTTGTTTATGGTCATGAAGAGGCTATTCTGGATAAAAATGTAAAGTTAGTAAAAGCCAATATCGCAGATGGCAAGGCTATGACAACTATATTTTCCGAAAACAAAATAGATGCAGTACTTCATTTTGCTGCGTATGCTTATGTTGGTGAGTCTGTTAAAGACCCTGCAAAATACTATTTGAATAATATAGCAGCTCCTCTTAGCCTGATAGAAGTGATGAGGACATATAACTGCAATAATTTTATATTTTCTTCTACATGTGCTTCTTATGGAAATCCTGTAAGATTACCTATTGATGAGAATCATCCTCAGGATCCGATAAATCCTTATGGCCAAAGCAAATTAATGCTTGAAAAAATCCTTAAGGATTATGGTACTGCTTATAACCTGAATTACTTTTTTTTAAGATATTTTAATGCTTCAGGTGCATCGAAAGATGGACTCATAGGTGAAGATCATGATCCGGAAACACATTTAATCCCATTGGTGATTGAAGCAGCTAAAGGTACAAGAGGTCCTGTAACTGTATTTGGTACTGATTATGATACTCCCGACGGCACATGTATCAGAGATTATATCCATGTGGAAGATCTTGGGAGGGCTCATATACTTGCTCTTGAGCATTTGTTGAATAATAAAGGATCTGCAATCTGTAATTTAGGGACAGGAAAAGGCTGTTCTGTAAAAGAGGTGATTGAAACAGTGGAGAAAGTTACCGGCTTAAAAGTGCCGGTCATATATGGGCCAAGGAGAGAAGGGGATCCAGCACTTTTGGTTTCAGATCCTTCCGCTGCAAAAAATATTCTCGGATGGGTGGCTGAATACCAGGATCTTTCTGGAATTATTGAAACTGCCTGGAAATGGCATAATGGAGAGAGAAATGGCAGATACGCCCCTAAAAGCAATGAGATAAATGCTATTTAA
- a CDS encoding ferritin-like domain-containing protein — MKVRSFDDLFIDLFRDLYSAETQLAEALPEIIECCSNPDLKRAFEKSLTTTLKDKERLDSIAREMEVDPYGQTCPVMGGLISEIKEYINDIEDDSVMDAALIVGLQKARHYEIASYGTVAAFAHTLDYGNVGNVFHEIKDEKQEDDADLSNLAKGLINEKALFHY, encoded by the coding sequence ATGAAGGTTAGAAGTTTTGACGATCTATTCATAGACCTCTTTCGAGATCTATATAGTGCAGAAACCCAGTTGGCTGAAGCTTTGCCAGAGATTATAGAATGCTGTTCGAATCCAGATTTAAAAAGGGCTTTTGAAAAAAGTTTGACAACAACATTAAAGGATAAGGAAAGACTGGACAGTATTGCAAGAGAAATGGAGGTTGATCCATATGGACAAACTTGTCCGGTGATGGGTGGCTTAATAAGCGAAATAAAAGAATATATAAATGATATAGAAGATGACAGCGTAATGGATGCAGCTCTGATTGTGGGCCTTCAAAAGGCAAGGCATTATGAAATTGCAAGCTATGGCACGGTTGCTGCATTTGCCCATACCTTAGATTACGGCAATGTAGGAAATGTCTTTCATGAAATAAAGGATGAAAAGCAGGAAGATGATGCGGATTTGAGTAATCTTGCGAAAGGTTTGATCAATGAAAAGGCATTATTTCATTATTAA
- the fabG gene encoding 3-oxoacyl-[acyl-carrier-protein] reductase, whose amino-acid sequence MGLLSGKNVLVTGASKGIGRAIALRYAQEGANVGFTFLSSIEKGQALEAELQSKGIKAKGFRSDASNFVAAEDLVNSFIAEFGTLDVLINNAGITRDTLLMRMTEQHWDDVINTNLKSVFNLTKAATKQLMKQKYGSIINITSVVGIRGNAGQANYAASKAGIIGFTKSVALELGSRNIRCNSIAPGFIETEMTGELDEKVVQGWKDSIPMKRAGLPEEVADCAVFLGSDLSKYISGQVLQVDGGMLT is encoded by the coding sequence ATGGGACTATTATCCGGAAAAAATGTACTAGTTACAGGTGCTTCAAAAGGAATAGGCAGAGCGATTGCTTTGAGATATGCTCAGGAAGGAGCTAATGTAGGCTTTACTTTTCTTTCAAGTATAGAAAAAGGTCAGGCTTTAGAAGCGGAATTACAATCTAAAGGTATAAAAGCTAAAGGATTCAGATCTGATGCTTCTAATTTTGTTGCTGCTGAAGACTTAGTCAACAGCTTCATTGCAGAATTCGGAACATTGGATGTATTGATAAATAATGCAGGTATTACTCGTGATACCCTTTTAATGAGAATGACTGAACAGCATTGGGATGATGTCATTAATACCAACCTGAAATCTGTTTTCAACCTTACTAAAGCTGCCACCAAACAGCTTATGAAACAAAAATACGGTTCTATCATTAATATAACTTCAGTTGTCGGAATCAGAGGCAATGCCGGCCAGGCAAATTACGCAGCGTCAAAGGCGGGAATCATTGGTTTTACTAAATCTGTAGCTCTTGAATTAGGTTCAAGAAATATTCGTTGTAATTCCATTGCTCCTGGATTTATTGAAACTGAAATGACCGGCGAACTTGATGAAAAAGTAGTTCAGGGTTGGAAAGATTCAATTCCGATGAAAAGAGCTGGTTTACCTGAAGAAGTAGCTGATTGTGCTGTATTCCTGGGTTCCGATTTATCAAAATATATAAGCGGACAAGTACTGCAGGTTGATGGTGGTATGCTTACCTAG
- a CDS encoding DMT family transporter has product MFNKLKNLPVYLRNIILKQDLKSHGLLLLSTLIAGANYTISKFATPEYIAPSAIILLRIIATILLFNALGFFVKEKIDLSDRKRIFLCALFGVACNQLLFYKGLSLTSPINASLMMTVSPIIVLVISAINGFERITPFRILGLLLGTIGTSALLLSGKDQFNELFIGDTLVLLNAVSWALFLVIAKPLLAKYHFITVSRWMFNLGFFLVFPFSINSFMETKWQNFDSTAYLSIGFIIIFATYISYILNVGVLKKVNPSVAGSYIYLQPIFAAFIALMLGKDELTSEKIAYSILILTGVFLINKQPHKKVRDQLYSN; this is encoded by the coding sequence ATGTTTAACAAATTAAAAAATCTTCCGGTTTACCTTAGAAACATAATTTTGAAGCAGGATTTAAAATCTCATGGGCTGTTATTATTATCAACCCTCATAGCAGGAGCTAATTATACAATCTCAAAATTTGCAACACCGGAATATATTGCTCCTTCCGCAATTATTTTATTGAGAATCATCGCTACTATACTTCTTTTTAATGCATTAGGTTTTTTCGTTAAAGAAAAAATAGATCTATCTGACAGAAAAAGAATATTCCTTTGCGCACTCTTTGGAGTTGCATGCAATCAATTACTTTTTTATAAAGGCCTGAGTCTTACATCTCCTATCAATGCTTCTTTAATGATGACAGTGAGCCCAATTATTGTCCTTGTTATCTCTGCTATTAATGGCTTTGAAAGAATTACCCCTTTTAGAATTTTAGGATTATTATTGGGTACTATAGGGACGAGTGCTTTGCTGCTGTCCGGAAAAGATCAGTTTAACGAACTTTTCATAGGTGATACCCTTGTTCTTTTAAATGCAGTTAGCTGGGCACTGTTTCTTGTTATTGCAAAGCCTCTGTTAGCGAAATATCATTTTATCACAGTTTCCAGATGGATGTTTAACCTGGGCTTCTTCCTCGTTTTTCCTTTTAGTATTAATTCATTTATGGAAACTAAATGGCAAAACTTCGATTCCACTGCATATCTGTCTATTGGTTTCATAATAATCTTCGCAACATACATTTCTTATATTCTCAATGTTGGAGTACTAAAAAAAGTAAACCCTTCTGTTGCTGGAAGTTATATCTATTTACAGCCTATATTTGCCGCTTTCATTGCTTTAATGCTGGGAAAAGACGAATTAACATCAGAAAAAATTGCTTACAGCATTTTAATTCTAACCGGTGTATTTCTTATAAATAAGCAACCTCATAAAAAAGTAAGAGATCAGCTTTATTCAAACTGA
- a CDS encoding TIR domain-containing protein, which yields MKEVNFLLKRFQDFGYKGEWKEQYYHLYEKSYELLNNSLYPKRNIYIKSLDEFNGIMMDLPHSLGHEEKLTFRRNQKHIIDLLYQIKEENKKIFVSFGKESRMKDKVCTFLGKTKMDFVVIDEEDVPYSPETFVKYAKDCEYGIFLFSADQEIGTTGKFQTNSNVMLELGYFIGQSSLKNLIAFYPSDKFIETGLNFQGISYEEFKPKGGWKITLLNHMKNSGIYVDHILEE from the coding sequence ATGAAAGAGGTTAATTTTTTACTAAAACGATTCCAGGATTTTGGGTATAAGGGAGAGTGGAAAGAGCAATATTATCATTTGTATGAAAAGTCCTATGAACTGTTAAACAATTCTCTTTATCCCAAAAGAAACATTTACATAAAATCTCTTGATGAATTCAATGGCATAATGATGGATCTTCCACACAGCCTTGGTCATGAAGAGAAGTTGACATTTAGAAGAAACCAAAAACATATTATTGATTTACTTTATCAAATAAAAGAAGAGAACAAAAAGATCTTCGTAAGTTTTGGGAAGGAATCAAGAATGAAAGATAAGGTATGTACCTTTCTTGGTAAGACAAAAATGGATTTTGTAGTTATTGATGAAGAAGACGTTCCTTATTCTCCTGAAACATTCGTAAAATATGCTAAAGATTGTGAATACGGAATTTTCTTGTTTTCCGCAGATCAGGAAATTGGAACAACAGGAAAATTTCAGACCAATTCAAATGTTATGCTTGAGCTTGGATATTTTATTGGACAATCATCACTAAAAAACCTGATAGCCTTTTATCCAAGTGACAAATTCATTGAAACGGGTTTAAATTTTCAGGGTATATCTTATGAAGAATTTAAACCTAAAGGTGGTTGGAAAATAACTTTGCTTAACCACATGAAAAATTCAGGAATATATGTGGATCACATCCTTGAGGAATAA
- a CDS encoding VWA domain-containing protein has protein sequence MLIGPLLQYIKNDFEKPIFVFAIDDSESNTISTGASKLDALKNQIDQIKRSIQQEDYTVDIVTLSGKQAIDDINFKNPSTNLDYLLDNIESNYENRNLAGAVLFSDGIYNQGLSPAYKELGYPLYTIGLGDTTAKKDIILKNILYNKLTYQGNSFPIVAEIQNQGFEGKDITVTIKNKGKVLDKKVIKFSRNYDLKEVEFRLTSDEKGLQHYEIEIVPQEGEFTDKNNTGHAYIDVIEGKEKILLVASSPHPDIKAIKSVTDQKENYSLNIYIPGITEFKNEKYDLIIFHQLPDLQNTAAEILNKYSKDNSSIWYITGNKVNYANFNQINNALKISQRGQQLDQVTALYNSDFNKFSLTAEEASVISKYPPVSVPFGEFKPMNNAEVILFQRLGNIQTVKPLLLFSNFNDKKVAVFSGEGLWEWRLLEFKETGSTKVFDKLIGNLIQLLSSREEKRKFKVYPINSEFYSSDPVLFETEVYNDIYEKIYGQNIDLTIVSEKNEKKHYSYVNTENSRFEIKGLSQGIYKYVASTVLNGKKETSEGEFLIKELNIELINGTSDFDLLRTISEKNKGLFLPVTKLSSLPEILKKSSPQSIIHSNEELSEVINLKWVFFLLLSLITLEWFFRKFKGGY, from the coding sequence TTGCTTATAGGACCGCTGCTTCAATACATCAAAAATGATTTTGAAAAACCAATCTTTGTCTTTGCAATAGACGATTCAGAATCTAATACTATTTCTACAGGAGCATCAAAGTTAGATGCTCTTAAAAATCAGATAGATCAAATTAAAAGAAGCATACAACAAGAAGATTATACTGTTGATATAGTAACCCTATCAGGTAAACAGGCCATTGATGATATAAACTTCAAGAATCCTTCCACTAACCTTGACTATCTGCTGGATAATATTGAATCCAACTATGAAAATAGAAATCTTGCCGGAGCTGTATTGTTTTCCGATGGTATTTATAATCAAGGACTATCCCCAGCATACAAGGAACTGGGATATCCTTTGTACACTATTGGTCTAGGAGACACAACAGCAAAGAAAGATATAATTCTTAAAAATATACTTTATAATAAACTTACTTATCAGGGTAATTCTTTTCCAATAGTAGCCGAAATTCAAAACCAGGGTTTCGAAGGGAAGGACATCACTGTTACTATAAAAAACAAAGGAAAAGTACTAGACAAAAAGGTCATAAAATTTTCCAGAAACTATGATTTAAAAGAAGTTGAATTTAGACTGACATCGGACGAAAAAGGACTTCAGCATTATGAAATTGAGATTGTTCCACAAGAAGGAGAGTTTACAGATAAAAATAATACAGGTCATGCATACATTGATGTTATTGAAGGGAAAGAAAAAATTCTGTTAGTAGCTTCCTCACCTCACCCTGATATTAAAGCGATTAAAAGTGTCACTGATCAAAAAGAAAATTATAGTCTGAATATATATATTCCAGGAATTACGGAATTTAAAAACGAAAAATACGATCTGATCATTTTCCATCAACTACCAGATCTACAAAATACTGCAGCTGAAATATTAAATAAATATAGTAAAGACAATAGTTCAATTTGGTATATCACGGGCAACAAAGTAAACTATGCAAACTTCAATCAGATCAACAATGCTTTGAAGATTAGCCAAAGGGGGCAGCAACTAGATCAAGTTACTGCTTTGTATAATTCCGATTTCAACAAGTTTTCACTTACAGCAGAAGAAGCTTCTGTTATATCCAAATATCCGCCCGTATCTGTTCCTTTTGGAGAGTTCAAGCCAATGAATAATGCTGAAGTAATCCTATTTCAGAGATTGGGAAATATTCAAACAGTAAAACCTCTACTTCTTTTTTCCAATTTTAATGATAAAAAAGTGGCAGTATTTTCAGGGGAAGGACTTTGGGAATGGAGATTACTTGAATTTAAAGAAACCGGCTCAACTAAAGTTTTTGACAAACTTATAGGTAACCTCATACAACTTTTATCTTCCAGAGAAGAAAAAAGAAAATTCAAAGTATACCCAATTAACTCTGAATTTTACTCCAGCGATCCTGTACTTTTTGAGACAGAAGTATACAATGACATTTATGAAAAGATTTATGGTCAAAACATAGATCTGACAATCGTCTCAGAGAAAAATGAAAAGAAACATTATTCCTATGTAAATACTGAAAATTCCAGATTTGAAATCAAAGGATTAAGCCAGGGAATTTATAAATATGTTGCCAGTACAGTTCTTAATGGTAAAAAAGAAACATCAGAAGGTGAATTTTTAATTAAAGAATTAAATATTGAATTGATAAATGGAACTTCAGATTTTGATTTATTAAGGACAATATCGGAAAAAAATAAAGGTCTGTTTCTTCCTGTTACCAAGTTATCATCATTACCTGAGATATTAAAAAAATCATCTCCCCAAAGTATTATACATAGCAATGAAGAGCTATCTGAAGTTATTAATCTAAAGTGGGTATTCTTCCTGCTACTCAGCCTTATTACATTAGAGTGGTTTTTTAGAAAATTTAAAGGAGGTTATTAA
- the galT gene encoding galactose-1-phosphate uridylyltransferase, with product MNHLRWNPLLKTYTLIATNRIQRPIFPDECPFCPGSGKIKDTYDVLYLPNEFPVLSNEFKAPIQENGSFFKSGASYGQCEVILYSPDHFATLYDLENSHVEKLIKLWRDRSLELSKNASIEYIHIFENRGQEVGSSIHHPHGQIYGYPFIPLKLKTELDSCKEYFLQTNKNLILELNAQEESEQKRIITSNKSFLAYIPYFAEHPLGVFISSRRQKSFLTDFTNEEITDLAMILKDVTGALDAVYKKPLPYTMSIHQAPHKSKEYFDNKNYYSLHIEFSPVLKDASNVKFHGGSEMGAWANISTKPAEESAEILRNALQIFKKAGR from the coding sequence ATGAATCATTTAAGGTGGAATCCTTTACTAAAAACTTACACTTTAATCGCCACTAATCGAATTCAGAGACCTATATTTCCGGATGAGTGTCCATTTTGTCCAGGAAGTGGAAAAATAAAAGACACCTATGACGTTCTCTATCTTCCAAATGAGTTTCCCGTATTGTCAAATGAATTTAAAGCTCCCATACAAGAAAACGGATCTTTTTTTAAATCCGGAGCAAGTTATGGTCAATGTGAAGTAATACTTTACTCCCCTGATCATTTTGCGACCCTATATGACTTGGAAAATTCACACGTTGAGAAGTTAATAAAGTTATGGAGAGATCGCAGTCTCGAGTTGAGTAAGAATGCTTCAATTGAGTATATACATATATTTGAGAACAGAGGTCAGGAGGTAGGTTCTTCCATACATCACCCACATGGGCAGATTTATGGATATCCATTTATTCCTCTGAAACTTAAAACAGAACTGGATTCTTGCAAGGAATATTTTTTACAAACCAACAAGAACCTTATACTAGAATTAAACGCACAGGAAGAAAGCGAACAAAAAAGGATTATCACATCCAACAAAAGCTTTCTTGCTTATATCCCATATTTTGCCGAACATCCGTTAGGCGTATTCATTTCTTCCAGAAGACAAAAGAGTTTTTTGACTGACTTCACGAATGAAGAAATAACTGATCTTGCAATGATTTTAAAGGACGTTACCGGAGCTTTGGACGCTGTTTATAAAAAGCCATTACCATATACAATGTCCATTCATCAGGCACCACATAAGTCAAAAGAATATTTCGATAATAAAAATTATTACAGCTTACATATCGAATTTTCACCTGTTCTTAAAGACGCGTCTAATGTAAAATTCCATGGGGGATCTGAAATGGGTGCCTGGGCAAACATCAGCACCAAACCAGCAGAAGAAAGTGCTGAAATACTTCGGAATGCTTTACAAATATTTAAAAAAGCTGGGAGATGA
- the lpdA gene encoding dihydrolipoyl dehydrogenase: protein MSAKYDLIVIGSGPGGYVAAIRASQLGMKVGVVEKAELGGICLNWGCIPTKALLKSAQVFEYVKHAKEYGINVGESQADFSAVVKRSRDVASGMSKGIQFLFRKNKIDHISGFGKILPGKKVEVTDAAGKKEVYNADHVILATGGRSRELPNVKIDNEKIIGYRKAMVLEKKPESMVIMGSGAIGVEFAYFYNSMGTKVTIVEFMPNIVPVEDEDVSKQLEKEFKKAGIAVMTNSAVESVDTSGAKCKVKVKTASGAETIEADIVLSAVGIATNIEGIGLEEVGVATDKGKVIVDDYYRTNIPGVYAIGDIVKGQALAHVASAEGIICVEKIAGQNPHPLNYNNIPGCTYCTPEIASVGLTEKQAKEKGYEIKVGKFPFTASGKAKAAGASEGFIKVIFDAKYGEWLGAHFIGANVTEMIAEVVVARNLETTGHEIIKSVHPHPTMSEAIMEAAAAAYNEVIHL, encoded by the coding sequence ATGTCTGCAAAATATGATTTAATTGTGATAGGAAGCGGTCCTGGTGGATATGTTGCTGCTATCAGAGCTTCTCAACTTGGAATGAAAGTAGGAGTGGTGGAAAAAGCAGAGTTGGGCGGTATTTGCCTCAACTGGGGATGTATTCCTACAAAAGCTTTGTTGAAAAGCGCTCAGGTATTTGAGTATGTAAAGCATGCAAAAGAATATGGTATCAATGTCGGTGAAAGTCAGGCGGATTTTTCAGCAGTTGTAAAAAGAAGCCGCGACGTTGCCAGTGGAATGAGTAAAGGTATCCAATTCCTTTTCCGTAAAAATAAGATCGATCATATTTCTGGATTCGGTAAAATACTTCCTGGAAAAAAAGTTGAAGTAACTGATGCAGCAGGTAAAAAAGAAGTTTACAATGCTGACCATGTTATCCTTGCAACTGGTGGCAGATCTAGAGAGTTGCCTAATGTTAAAATTGATAACGAAAAGATTATTGGGTATAGAAAAGCCATGGTTTTGGAGAAAAAACCTGAATCTATGGTTATCATGGGATCAGGAGCAATTGGTGTTGAGTTTGCATATTTCTACAATTCAATGGGTACTAAAGTTACTATTGTAGAGTTTATGCCGAATATTGTTCCTGTAGAAGATGAGGATGTCTCTAAACAGCTTGAAAAAGAATTTAAAAAGGCAGGAATAGCAGTGATGACAAACTCTGCTGTTGAATCTGTAGATACGAGCGGCGCTAAATGCAAAGTAAAAGTTAAAACTGCTTCTGGAGCTGAAACTATTGAAGCTGATATAGTTCTTTCTGCAGTAGGTATTGCTACAAACATTGAGGGTATAGGACTTGAAGAAGTTGGTGTTGCTACTGACAAGGGAAAAGTTATAGTTGATGATTATTATAGAACAAACATCCCGGGAGTTTATGCAATCGGTGATATTGTAAAAGGACAAGCACTTGCACACGTTGCTTCTGCTGAAGGTATTATTTGTGTTGAAAAAATTGCAGGTCAGAACCCTCATCCATTAAACTATAATAATATTCCAGGCTGTACTTATTGCACTCCTGAAATTGCATCTGTAGGTCTTACTGAAAAGCAAGCTAAGGAAAAAGGGTACGAGATTAAAGTTGGTAAATTTCCTTTCACAGCATCAGGAAAAGCAAAGGCTGCAGGAGCAAGCGAAGGATTTATTAAAGTTATTTTCGACGCGAAATATGGTGAGTGGCTTGGAGCTCATTTTATCGGAGCTAATGTAACCGAAATGATTGCTGAAGTTGTTGTTGCAAGAAATCTTGAAACTACTGGACATGAAATCATAAAATCAGTTCACCCACATCCTACTATGTCAGAAGCTATCATGGAAGCTGCAGCAGCTGCATACAATGAAGTTATTCACTTGTAG
- a CDS encoding DUF6089 family protein, translating to MRNFLYFFLLLILIACHSVSAQPYNYRCKYPSFVLGGVGSYANGDIKSSLTTIRPGLSLGFNKRIYPRLSYEFDFLWFRILGDDYLASDKKLESDNYLRNLHFRNDIKELSFTLRYDLLPNTDHYRKRPIYNAYVLLGGGVFYHNPMAKNDAGSWINLRKLQTEGKSYSNIQFSVPAGFGFRYKLAIQWDLELEFTYRYTSTDYLDDVSGRYINPDLLKSDQSRQMSNRSASVAGSYNGEKRDLDFIHNTLEEQFFNQGSGYSYSTSKAPGSKRGSKDGPDSYALVSLRLIYIIPGKIYCPKFR from the coding sequence GTGAGAAATTTTTTATACTTTTTTTTATTGTTGATCTTAATTGCTTGCCATTCAGTAAGTGCACAGCCATATAATTACAGATGTAAATACCCTTCTTTTGTTCTTGGGGGAGTAGGAAGCTATGCAAATGGAGATATTAAATCCTCACTGACTACCATAAGACCAGGTTTGTCACTTGGTTTTAACAAAAGAATTTATCCAAGACTATCATATGAATTTGACTTTCTATGGTTTAGAATTTTAGGAGACGATTATCTGGCTTCAGATAAAAAACTGGAATCTGATAATTACCTTAGAAATCTTCATTTTAGAAATGATATAAAAGAGTTATCATTTACTTTAAGATATGATTTGTTGCCTAATACAGATCATTATCGCAAACGTCCTATTTACAATGCTTATGTTTTATTGGGAGGTGGTGTTTTTTACCATAATCCAATGGCAAAAAACGACGCAGGTTCTTGGATAAACCTACGAAAGCTACAAACCGAAGGTAAGTCATATTCAAATATACAATTTTCTGTACCTGCAGGTTTTGGATTTCGATATAAGCTAGCAATTCAATGGGATCTTGAGTTGGAATTTACATATCGTTATACTTCTACCGATTACCTGGATGATGTAAGCGGAAGATATATCAATCCTGATCTTTTAAAAAGTGATCAGTCCAGACAAATGTCAAACCGTTCAGCATCAGTTGCTGGATCTTACAACGGAGAGAAGAGAGATCTGGATTTTATACATAATACCCTCGAAGAACAATTTTTTAATCAAGGCTCCGGATATTCTTATTCAACATCCAAAGCACCTGGAAGCAAAAGAGGAAGTAAAGATGGCCCAGATAGTTATGCTTTGGTTTCTTTGAGGTTAATTTACATTATTCCCGGTAAGATATATTGCCCAAAATTTAGATAG